The sequence GGATCATGCGCGCGCTGAGACGCTGGGCGAAGTGGACGCAGCCTGGGAGCTTGGCCTTGCTCCGGATCTCGTAGTGCCCGCTCTGCCAGACCTTGTCTCCGGCGGGGGCGGCCAGGCGGGATTCGTCCCCGTGTCGAACAAGCTCAGCCGCATCATCGTCCCCGAGTTCCGCATCGTGCAGGGCACGCTGATGGAGGCGGTCGAACTGCTGCGGCTGCGTGCCACGGAGAATGACAAGCTCTCATCGGATCCGGCGCAGAAGGGCATCAACATCACTGTCAATCTCGGCGATCCAACAGTTTCCCCTGCGAAGGAAATCCTTGCCAAAAACTTCGATCTCCAGGTGGCGAACGTCCCGGTTGACGCGATCCTGAAATACCTCACGGAAATCAGCGGAACGACATACCGGACAGACGATTTCGCGGTCACGATCATCCCCGCCGGATTCCAGTCCGACGAATTGATGTCCAGGGTATTCAGGGTTCCCCCCGATTTCCTGAGCAACCTCTCGGCGGGCTCGAATGCGGAAAAGCAGGAGAATGACATTTTCAACACGGAGGTCGGCAATGGCGGGCTCTTGGCGGCACGTATGGGCGCGCAGGAAGCCCTCGCTCAACAGGGGGTCACTTTTCCCGATGGTGCTTCCGCCATGTTCAACGCCGCGTCCAACACCCTCCGGGTGATCAACACCGCAGGGAACCTCGACATCATCGCACAGATCATCGACTCGATCACACAGACGGAGCCGGTTTCCGTAGCGGTGCGCGTCACCATGCTGAAAGTGCAGCAGGATCGCCTCGAGGAACTTGGCTTTGACTGGATGCTGGACAACTTCGGATTCGGAGGCAACAGCTGGATACCCGGAGCCGACAAGCTGAACCTGACCGGCGGCACCACCAGCAACGGCACTGCGATCACCGACATAGCCCCTTTGCCCGGCGCGACCTTCCCGACAAACCCGATCACGGCAGGGAACCGCAGCGGCAACGGAGCCTTTGCCGAGCAATCGATCGACGCCCTGATCGCCGCAGGCAGCACTGGCGGCAGGCAGTCCACCAACCGCGCTCCGGGTGTCCTCGGCCTCAACGGCATCCTAGGCAACGCGACCGTCCAGGTGCTCATGAGGGGACTCAACCAACAGAAAGGCGTTGACCTGATGTCCCAGCCATCCGTCACGACGCGCAGCGGGCAGGCGGCATCGATACAGCTCATCCGCGAATTCATCTACCCGACGGAGTACGAACCCCCGGAGCTGCCCAATTCCGGAGGCGGAACCATCGCGATCGATCCTGCCGGTAACATAACCGCCGTCGCCAACACCGCTCCGAACATCGTCATTCCGGCCACCCCCACCGCTTTCGAGAAGCGGGATGTGGGTGTGAGCCTTGAGGTGCTGCCTGTCGCCGATGCGAACAGGCGCTATGTGGATGTCACGCTCAACCCCGTCATCACGGATTTCGACGGCTTCGTGAACTACGGCAGCCCGATCAACTCTACCTCGCAGGGCTTGGCCGGCCCAGTGACTGTCACGCTGACGGAGAACCAGATACTGATGCCTGTCTTCAGCGTCCAAAGGGCAAACACCAATGTGGTCGTGGCGGACGGCTCAACCATTGTCATTGGCGGGCTTCTGAAAGACGAGATCGCAAACCTTGATGACAAGACGCCGATCCTGGGCGACATCCCTGTCGTAGGGCGGCTTTTCAAGTCAGAGGGGAAGAGCCAACGATCCATTGCCATCGTGTTCCTGGTGAATGTGGAACTGCTCGATCCTACCGGACGCCCCTACAGGGATCGCTGATCCCGCCACTTCTTCCACACCCACCATGCCAGAGCCGAGCAGCGAGCAAGAGAAATACACGATCGACGAAATGATGGATCGCCTCAAGGGGCGCGATACATCCGGCAAAAGCCCCGAGCTGGTGACCCGCCCGGATGGCAGCCAGGCCATGAAGGTCAAGAAGCGCAGGAGGCGCACCAACCAGGCCGTCAACAGCGAGACGAAGCGCAACCATCGCGTCCAGATCATCCAGATCGCCGGATTCGTCGTTGTCGTGGTGCTGCTTTCCCTCGCTGTGGGCATCGGTGTCCTGTATGCCAACAGCGCATCTTTCCGCGAGTCCCTGCTGGGGAAAATGGAGGATGCCAGCGGAGCCGAGATGAGCCTGACCCAGTTCCGCATGAATCCGGCCAATGCGAACGCGAACGCTGCCAAGCTTCTCTGGCCGGGCGGCAACGCCCTCTCGGAGATCACCCTTGGCAACATCACAGCGAAGATCTCCCCCTCGAGTTTCCTCGGAAACGAATTCGGCGGTGAGGAAGTCGTGGCCGCCAAGGGGACTCTCGTGCTGGCGGCACCCACGCAGGGAGAACCCGCGCGCCACAAGCCGGGTAGCGGCGAGATGCCTGTGAAGTTCCGGAGATATTCGGTACCGTCGCTGGAAGTGTTTTTCGGAAATGCTCCCGGAAACCGCCGTTACCTGAAGGGTACGGAAGCATCCTTTTTCCCAAGCACCGCGGCAGGCCAGGCGGAGATCAGGTTGCTCGGCGGCTTGCTTGAGTTCGATGGCTGGCCGCTTGCCGCGCTGGACCGGTCCTACATCAAGGTCAAGGGAGGGTCGTTCCAGATCCAGAGCATGAGGTTCACCGTGCCGAAGGCCGCCAACGAACGAAAGCCGGAAAAGGGCTTTATCGATTTCTCCGGTAATCTCAGGCCTCTGGAAATTGGAGCGACACACACGATCGAGGCGAATGTCCGCGAGATGCCCCTCCCATATCTTGCGGGTGCCGACCTGGGTCGCTTTTTCCTCGGTACCGTTGACAGCAAGGAGATCCCGGACTCGAATTTCCTAACCATTCCCCCTGACGAGGTGGAGCAAGCGCTGCTTGACCTGACGCTTACAAATTCGCTCGACTCGCGCATCGACCTCGGAGGCTTCCGGTTCCTTTCCCAACTCGCCAAAGCCCTTGACGACCGTTGGTATGAGTTCCCCAACTTCACGGACAATGTGGGCATCGTTTTAAAAAGGCGCGGCGGCGAGGTGAACCTCTCCGAAATCAACATGGTCAGCCGCGGGCGAATGGCCGTGCGCGGCAACGTCTCCAACGGGAACGCCGGTGCCATCACGGGCACGCTCCGGGTAGGGATTCCCGAAACCACGGTCGCGGCTTCCAAGAACAAGAGGCTCGATCTGCTTTTCGGATCCCTGCGCGAAGGATACCGATGGGTCGATATCGAGGTCGGCGGAACATCCGCGGTACCTGCGGACAATTTCCTGGAACTCTACAACAAGGCAGCCGAATCGCCCCGGGAGGAAGAATCCCCAGCCCCGAAACCGGGGCCTGACAGCTTCGAGGATCTCATCGATGGCGGGGAATAGGCTTCTCAGCCGTCTCCGCGCAGGATCTCTATGCCGAGCAGGCAGACATCATCGTCGAAATGGTGGCCCTCGGAAAAATCCAGGACGGTGTTGAGGATTTCATCCAGCCAACCTTCGAGCGGTTTCCCGGCATTCCCCGCAGCGATTCCGAGCAGGCGCTTGTCGAGGAACTGCTCGCCTACCTCGTTCTCGGCCTCAAGGACGCCGTCGGTGAAAAGCAGGAGCCGCCGTATCCCATCCAGGGACATGGCGCTGCTGGGGTAGCTTACCTTGGAAATCAGGCCGAGTGCGGGCCCCCGTTCCTTTTTTCCGGAACATAGCTGGAGGCTTTTCCCATCGCCGGCGGGCCACGGGCCGGGGTGGCCGGCGCATGAGTATTCGAGGGTCAAGGCCCCAAGGTCTATGATGCCGTAGAACGCGGTTGCGAACATCGTCACGTTCGCCCGCTGGAGTATGGAGGTCAGCCCCAGGTTCATGGCAGTGAGGAATTCCCCTGAGCTGCGCCCCTTGACATTCTGGGTGACGATCAGCCCGCGCAGCATGGAGACGATGAGCGCGGCGCGGATGCCGTGGCCCATCACATCGCAGATGAACACGCCGAAGCGGTTGGCACCGAGAGGGAGCACCTCGAAGAAATCGCCGGCAAGGCCGGAGATGGGTATGTAGCGGGAGCCGAAGGTGAGGTGGTTGCCTTCCGGCGAGGTGGCCTTGGGGAAGCCGGTTGTGGTGAGCGCCTGCTGGATCTCGCGGGCCAGCTTGAGCTCCTCCTCGTAGGAAGCGTTCTTCTGCTGGAGTTCGTTGGCGAGCTCGGTGGCCTGGTTCTGCGCCAGGACGAGTGATGTCACGTCGCTGGATACCCCGAAGGTGCCCTTGATCATGCCCGCCTTGTCGCGCCATGGGAACTTGGAGGTGACTACATAGGTCTCGCCGCCCTCGCGCCAGGTCTCGCATTCCAGTTGCCCTGTCATCGGCACGCCGGTTTCCATGATGCGTTTCTCATCCGCCGCCGCCTTCTCCCAGTGGGCGTTTGAAAAAAGATCCCTATCGTGTTTGCCGGCCATTTCCGCGCTGGAGGCGAAGCCATGGTATTCCACCATGCCCCTGTTCACCATCACCATCCTGGAATCCTTGTCCTTGAAATAGATCTGCAGCGGAACGTGGTCGATGAGCGTCCTTAGGAGATGGCGCTCTTCCTCGATCTGGGCTTCCGCCGCCTTGCGCAGGCTGATATCGATCATCGACCCGGCGATACGCAGCGCATTGCCTTCGCGGTCCCTTACGACCGTACCGCGGATGCGCAGCCACCTCCAGCCGTTGCCGCCGGTCTGCACCCTCGCATCCACTGCCAGCGTTTCGGGTCCGCCCGGATCAAGTGCACCGGCAAGAGCACGGACGAAGGCCGGGCGGTCCAAGTGATGGACGGGAAGGTGGGGTGGCAGGAAAATGTTCGGCGCGGCGGACGCTGTGCATTCCAGGAATTCCAGGATGCGGCGTGAGTAGAAAATGGACTTCTCGCCTGTCATCCAGTCCCAGATGCCCTCGTTGGAAGCCCGGAGGGCGAGTTCGAGTCGGTCGGATTCCAGGTCTGGTTTGGCGGGTTTTTCTGACATAGCATGTAGTGCCGGATCTCCGGATGACGCCGACTATGGAGTGCAAGCGGCCGCTCCGCATCAAGGAATTTCCGTCAGAGCGTGCGCCGCAAGCCGGATTGTCGCCCGATCCGATGCAAAGCAGCCAATAGGGGAATGCAGATGGCTCCCGATTCGGATCACCCAAAGTAGCGAACTCCCGCATCAAAAATCGGCTGGCGCTTGTTTCCGGGGATGTTTTTCGCAACGCCTTCGGAGAAACGCTCGGAGTGGGCCATTTTCCCGAAAACCTTGCCGCAGGGTGAGGTGATGCCTTCGATGGCGGCGAGGGATCCGTTGGGGTTGAAGGGGTGCTCCATGGTCGGGTTCCCGTCAGGGTCGCAGTATTGGCTGGCGATCTGGCCCTTTGCGGCGAGTTGGGCGAGGGTTTCCGCGGATGCGAAGAACTTGCCCTCGCCGTGGGAGACGGGGACGGTGTGGATTTCGCCGACGTTCATGTTGGCGAGCCATGGGGAGGAGTTGTTGGCGACGCAGGTTTGGACGTATTGTGAAATGTGGCGGGATATGTCGTTGTGGACCAGTGTGGGCGAGGAGGCGTCGGTTTCCATGACCTTGCCGTGCGTTGCGAGGCCGGTCTTGATGAGTGCCTGGAAGCCGTTGCAGATGCCGAGGATGAGGCCGTCGCGGTTTTCGAGGAGGTCGGAAATTGCATCGGAAATCCGCGGGTTGCGGAGGATGGTGGCGATGAATTTCGCGGAGCCGTCGGGTTCATCGCCTGCGGAGAAGCCGCCGGGGATGAAGAGGATCTGGGACTTCTTGATTCCTTCGGCGAGGGCGGCAATGGACTCGGCGATGTGGGCGGGGGAGAGGTTGCGGAAGACCTCGATGTCGGTTTCGGCGCCGGCGCGTTGGAAGGCGCGGGCGGAGTCGTATTCTGAATTTGTTCCCGGGAAGGTGGGGATCAACACCTTCGGTTTCGGGTGCCGGGTGCCGGGTGAATGTTGGGCCGTCGAAGAGATTTGAACCGCCAAGACGCCAAGTTCGCCAAGGGAAGATTCCGGTTTGGTGGGATAGACGGGTTCGAGGGTTGCCGTGAATGCGGATTCGAGTTCTGTCAGGGAGTGGGTTTCGTCGTTGATTGCGAGCGTTGGCGAGGAGCTTGTCGTGCCGATGTTCCTGGAATGGGGAAGGGAAAGGTCGGTTCCGTGCTCGATGAGGAATGCGAAGAAGCGCGGCGCGAGCGGAGCTTCGATGTTGGAGCCTACGAAGCCGATCCGGTTGCCGAGGCACATTTTCGTGAGCGCGGCGGCGATGCCGGGTTTGCCGATGTGGTGGAGCGACAGGATCTTTCCGCCCTTATTGAGGGAGTGAAGGGATTCCGCGATTTCCCTGATCACTTTGAAATCGGGAAGTCCGTTTTCGAGGAACGGCGTTTCCACGATGGAGACCGTGGATCCCGGTTTCTTGAACTCCGGGGAGATGGCGAGCGATGCGAGGCCGGGAGCGAGGGCGAAGGAAACGAGGGTTGGAGGCACATCGAGCTCGTTGAAGGATCCGGACATCGAGTCTTTCCCACCGATGGCTGCGAGGCGCAGCTCGTGCTGGGCGCGGAAGGCTCCGAGGAGCGCGGCGAAGGGCAGTCCCCAGCGGGCGGGATCGTTGCCGAGGCGCGGGAAATATTCCTGCAGGGTCAGGCGGATGTCGGAGAGGCGAGCGCCAGCGGCGACGGCCTTGCAGACGGATTCCGTGACAGCGAATGCAGCGCCGTGGAAGGGGGATTGCTCGGAAAGATACGGATCGAAGCCCCAAGACATGTAGGTCGCGGAGTCGGTTTCGCCTTCCATGAGGGGGAGTTTGGCGACCATGGCATCCGGGGGGGTGATCTGGTGCTTGCCGCCGAATGGCCAGAGGACGGTGTTGGCGCCGACGGAACCGTCGAACATTTCGCCGAGGCCTTTCTGGGAGGAGATGTTCAGGGACTTTAAGTGATCGGTGATCGGTGAAAAGGGAGCGGTGGAAGTGATGCTGGCTGGGGTAGACACGTGGATCTTAGCGGTCTGCTGGACACCGTTGGTGTCGAGGAAGGAGCGCGAGAGATCGACGATGGTCTTGCCGCGCCAGGTCATGACGAGGCGGCCGGAGTCGGTGACGTCGGCGACGTGGACGCATTCGAGGTTCTCTTTGTCGGCCTCGGCGATGAAGTAGCTGATCTCCGATGGATCAACGCAGACGGCCATGCGTTCCTGGGACTCGGAAATGGCGAGTTCGGTGCCGTCGAGGCCGTCGTATTTTTTCGGGACGGCATCGAGGTTGATGACGAGGGAAGGGGCGATCTCGCCGATGGCGACGGAGACCCCGCCCGCTCCGAAATCGTTGCAGATCTTGATCTTGCGGGTGAGTTCCGGGTTGCGGAAAAGACGCTGGATTTTCCGCTCTGTGGGGGCGTCGCCCTTCTGGACTTCGGCGGAGTTCTCGAGCGCGGTGTCGGTGTGTTCCTTGGAGGATCCGGTGGCTCCGCCGACTCCGTCACGGCCGGTGCGGCCGCCGATGAGCAGGATGACATCGCCCGGCGAGGGGCTGCCGCGGAAGACGTTGGAGCGCGGGGCTGCAGCGACAACCGCACCGATCTCCAGGCGTTTTGCGACATAGCCCGGATGGTAGACCTCCGCGACCTGGCCGGTGGCGAGGCCGATCTGGTTCCCGTAGGACGAGTAGCCGTGCGCGGCGACCTGGCAGATCTTTTTCTGAGGGAGCTTACCCGGGAGGGTTTCGGAAAACGGTGTGAGCGGATCGCCCGCGCCGGTGACACGCATCGCCTGATAGACGTAAGAGCGGCCGGAAAGGGGATCGCGAATGCAACCGCCGAGGCAGGTTGCGGCACCGCCGAATGGCTCGATCTCGGTGGGGTGGTTGTGGGTCTCGTTCTTGAACTGGATCAGCCATTCCTCTTCCGAAGGATTTTGAACCGTCAAGTCGCCAAGGGAAGACCCTGCCACTGAATCTTTTTGAGAGTTGGATTTTGAGATTTGGACTTTGACGACGATGGAGGCGGCGTTGATTTCCTCGGAGATCTCGAGGTTGTCGAGTTCGCCGGAGGCTTTGAGTTCGCGCATGCCGATGAGGGCGATGTCCATGAGGGTGACGGGTTTGTGGTCACGGCCCAGCTTTTTGCGGACGTTGCGGTAGATCCCGTAGGTTTCCTCGACGACATCGGAGCCAGGGGCGAAAGTGATGTCGTCGATGGCGGTGAGGAAGGTGGTGTGGCGGCAGTGATCGGACCAATAGGTGTCCAACATGCGGATCTCGGTGAGCGAGGGCGCGCGGCCTTCCTCGTCGCGGAAATATTTTTGGGTGAAGGCGATGTCG comes from Akkermansiaceae bacterium and encodes:
- a CDS encoding SpoIIE family protein phosphatase, with the translated sequence MSEKPAKPDLESDRLELALRASNEGIWDWMTGEKSIFYSRRILEFLECTASAAPNIFLPPHLPVHHLDRPAFVRALAGALDPGGPETLAVDARVQTGGNGWRWLRIRGTVVRDREGNALRIAGSMIDISLRKAAEAQIEEERHLLRTLIDHVPLQIYFKDKDSRMVMVNRGMVEYHGFASSAEMAGKHDRDLFSNAHWEKAAADEKRIMETGVPMTGQLECETWREGGETYVVTSKFPWRDKAGMIKGTFGVSSDVTSLVLAQNQATELANELQQKNASYEEELKLAREIQQALTTTGFPKATSPEGNHLTFGSRYIPISGLAGDFFEVLPLGANRFGVFICDVMGHGIRAALIVSMLRGLIVTQNVKGRSSGEFLTAMNLGLTSILQRANVTMFATAFYGIIDLGALTLEYSCAGHPGPWPAGDGKSLQLCSGKKERGPALGLISKVSYPSSAMSLDGIRRLLLFTDGVLEAENEVGEQFLDKRLLGIAAGNAGKPLEGWLDEILNTVLDFSEGHHFDDDVCLLGIEILRGDG
- a CDS encoding phosphoribosylformylglycinamidine synthase; this encodes MKPYTLFVEKLPPFASESRHLLHDLRESLALPRIASLRLLNRYDIEGVTDVEFEQASGQILSEPQVDTTSTSLSLAANERSFAYSYLPGQFDQRADSAAQCIQILTGKEKPTVFSSKIVILTGDLSDSDLTAIKSYVINPVDSHEVEVGAIFGRPPLEQPKDVSTLDAFLTENPESIRSRMSLAMSEADIAFTQKYFRDEEGRAPSLTEIRMLDTYWSDHCRHTTFLTAIDDITFAPGSDVVEETYGIYRNVRKKLGRDHKPVTLMDIALIGMRELKASGELDNLEISEEINAASIVVKVQISKSNSQKDSVAGSSLGDLTVQNPSEEEWLIQFKNETHNHPTEIEPFGGAATCLGGCIRDPLSGRSYVYQAMRVTGAGDPLTPFSETLPGKLPQKKICQVAAHGYSSYGNQIGLATGQVAEVYHPGYVAKRLEIGAVVAAAPRSNVFRGSPSPGDVILLIGGRTGRDGVGGATGSSKEHTDTALENSAEVQKGDAPTERKIQRLFRNPELTRKIKICNDFGAGGVSVAIGEIAPSLVINLDAVPKKYDGLDGTELAISESQERMAVCVDPSEISYFIAEADKENLECVHVADVTDSGRLVMTWRGKTIVDLSRSFLDTNGVQQTAKIHVSTPASITSTAPFSPITDHLKSLNISSQKGLGEMFDGSVGANTVLWPFGGKHQITPPDAMVAKLPLMEGETDSATYMSWGFDPYLSEQSPFHGAAFAVTESVCKAVAAGARLSDIRLTLQEYFPRLGNDPARWGLPFAALLGAFRAQHELRLAAIGGKDSMSGSFNELDVPPTLVSFALAPGLASLAISPEFKKPGSTVSIVETPFLENGLPDFKVIREIAESLHSLNKGGKILSLHHIGKPGIAAALTKMCLGNRIGFVGSNIEAPLAPRFFAFLIEHGTDLSLPHSRNIGTTSSSPTLAINDETHSLTELESAFTATLEPVYPTKPESSLGELGVLAVQISSTAQHSPGTRHPKPKVLIPTFPGTNSEYDSARAFQRAGAETDIEVFRNLSPAHIAESIAALAEGIKKSQILFIPGGFSAGDEPDGSAKFIATILRNPRISDAISDLLENRDGLILGICNGFQALIKTGLATHGKVMETDASSPTLVHNDISRHISQYVQTCVANNSSPWLANMNVGEIHTVPVSHGEGKFFASAETLAQLAAKGQIASQYCDPDGNPTMEHPFNPNGSLAAIEGITSPCGKVFGKMAHSERFSEGVAKNIPGNKRQPIFDAGVRYFG
- a CDS encoding type II and III secretion system protein encodes the protein MEIPFLTKHTGRIIAVAAPILFAGALLAQDGTALAGKELEKRLALVQEGQMFLEKGDDAYNAGRFQDATDAYSAARSAFPDAPATADLRDAATRRLILASVEYGRELSRKGDVAGAKAVVEKVLDKSVAPDDSYALAFRSQLDDPIRTNPALTKEHAEDVDEVRRLLYTAQGAYDLGKHDEAGKHYQSVLRIDPYNKAARRGMELVASAKSDYMDSARDHARAETLGEVDAAWELGLAPDLVVPALPDLVSGGGGQAGFVPVSNKLSRIIVPEFRIVQGTLMEAVELLRLRATENDKLSSDPAQKGINITVNLGDPTVSPAKEILAKNFDLQVANVPVDAILKYLTEISGTTYRTDDFAVTIIPAGFQSDELMSRVFRVPPDFLSNLSAGSNAEKQENDIFNTEVGNGGLLAARMGAQEALAQQGVTFPDGASAMFNAASNTLRVINTAGNLDIIAQIIDSITQTEPVSVAVRVTMLKVQQDRLEELGFDWMLDNFGFGGNSWIPGADKLNLTGGTTSNGTAITDIAPLPGATFPTNPITAGNRSGNGAFAEQSIDALIAAGSTGGRQSTNRAPGVLGLNGILGNATVQVLMRGLNQQKGVDLMSQPSVTTRSGQAASIQLIREFIYPTEYEPPELPNSGGGTIAIDPAGNITAVANTAPNIVIPATPTAFEKRDVGVSLEVLPVADANRRYVDVTLNPVITDFDGFVNYGSPINSTSQGLAGPVTVTLTENQILMPVFSVQRANTNVVVADGSTIVIGGLLKDEIANLDDKTPILGDIPVVGRLFKSEGKSQRSIAIVFLVNVELLDPTGRPYRDR